The Thermocrinis ruber genomic sequence TTTTCTATAACTCCGAGCACGGGCACGCCCACCTCCTTGAACATAACCACCGCCTTTTTCACGTCCGCAAGGGCTACATCCTGAGGAGTTGTTACCACGATTGCACCGTCCATCTCCACCGTTTGGGCAAGGGTCAGTTGCACATCGCCCGTGCCTGGTGGCAAGTCCAAAACCAAAAAGTCCAAACTGCCCCACTTCACATCAAAGAGAAATTGCATCAGTGCCTTCATGAGCATAGGACCGCGCCATATTAAGGGTGTATCCTCGGAGGGTAGCAAAAAGCCTATGGACATGACCTTCATTCCATATTTTTCTATGGGGATGATCCGCTGGAAGGCATCCACCTCCACCTTTTGGTTTTTTATGCCAAGCATGGTGGGCACGCTGGGTCCGTAGATGTCTGCGTCCAAAAGTCCCACCTTGTAGCCAAGTTTGGAAAAGGCAACCGCCAAATTGACCGCCACGGTGGATTTACCCACACCACCCTTTCCACTGCCCACCACGATGAGATGCTTTATACCGGGCAGTCTTCTTCTCTGAAAGGCTGGGCTTTGCTGGGGAGGGGGAGTCATGTCCGCAAACCTGACCCTTACCTCTCCTATGCCCTCCACTTCCTTTAAAGCTTGCATAGCCTTTTCCC encodes the following:
- a CDS encoding Mrp/NBP35 family ATP-binding protein, whose translation is MAVKEIMDTLANQTVANKKLSELVKDIRLVGNVLEVIFMLPDRTLESEIREKAMQALKEVEGIGEVRVRFADMTPPPQQSPAFQRRRLPGIKHLIVVGSGKGGVGKSTVAVNLAVAFSKLGYKVGLLDADIYGPSVPTMLGIKNQKVEVDAFQRIIPIEKYGMKVMSIGFLLPSEDTPLIWRGPMLMKALMQFLFDVKWGSLDFLVLDLPPGTGDVQLTLAQTVEMDGAIVVTTPQDVALADVKKAVVMFKEVGVPVLGVIENMAYFVCPETGNKYYIFGKGRVLGFAQAYGLNVLGSIPIEPEVSETSDTGVPVVESYPESASAKAFLNIAKIISQELERR